GTTATTCAGTGGGCGCGTAAGAGAGGAGTCACAACGCATGACCTATGCGGAGCGCCGCCAAGCGACCGTATCCACGACAAAACGCACTTCCTGCATGGTGTTGGTCAATTCAAAACGAGCTTTTCAAAAAAGGTCACTGATTACGTTGGAGCGTTTGATCTCGTTATTAATGCACGAAAATATAGCGTATGGCGATCGCTTGCTGAGCGATTACTACTAAGGTTCTATCGAAATATTCTACGAAAAAACTGGTATTAACTTATCTCATATAATCCGTAGACGGTAAGGGAAAATAGACAATCCTGATAACGATAAGCTTACACTTTGTTTATAACAGTCTAGCTCCAACATTGCTCACCATAAAATTTCTACAATTCACTGATCTCCCCAAGAGACTAACTGCTATAACCTCCATACTTACATTCGCACGTTCTTGTTGCCTCTGTTATAATATACCGTACTATGGCAACGAAACTTCCAACAGTTGCAATCATCGGACGGGCGAATGCTGGTAAAAGCTCGCTATTTAACCGCATTATGCGCGCGCAGCAGGCAATTGTTGCACGCGAAGCAGGAACAACGCGCGATAACGTCATTGGTAAAGCGCGCCACGGACAACACACATTCTGGCTAGTTGATACCGCCGGGCTTAAGCCTGCTGAAGACGAGTTTGAAGCCACAATCCAAGAACAAATCGCCGAAGCCGCCGATGCTGCCGACGTCATCCTCGTCGCCACCGATAGTACTGAATATCCGAACGACGAAGACCGCCGCGTCGCCAAAACTGCCCTTAAAAGCCGCAAACCCGTCATATTATTACTAAATAAAACCGACCTGCGCGGCAGCCTGCCGGACAACGAATTCCGCCGTCTCGGTATCAAAACAATCATCCGCACCAGCGCCGAACATAACACCGGTATCCACGAATTACTTGACGCCGTTTGTACTGAAATCCCAATCGTTCATGACAAGTCCGCAAGCGATAGCATAAAAGTTGCACTCATTGGTCGCCCGAACGTCGGCAAGTCCAGTTTATTTAACACACTCGCCGGCAAACAGCAGGCTATCGTCGCTAATGTCGCTGGTACGACGCGCGACCTTGGGCGTGTTACGCTCGGTTATCACGGACATAAAATTGAACTGATTGATACGGCAGGCATCCGCCGCCAGGGTAAACAAGCGGTCGGCATCGAAAAGTTCAGCGTTTTACGCAGTTTACAAGCCATTGAAGAAGCCGACATCTGCTTCCTATTAATGGACGTTAACGAACTCAACACCCAGCTTGACCAACGCCTTGCCGGACTTATTAACGATGCCGGCAAGGGGCTAGTGCTCGTCGTAAGTAAGTGGGACGCCGCAATGGGTAAGGATGCCTACACGCGCGACGCGCTTGCGCCACGAATTGCCAACACTTTCGATTTCGTACCATGGGCGCCATTGATTTTCACAAGCAGCGCGACAGGGCAGAATGTCACGAAATTATTCGACCTCGCACTTGATATTCAAGCGCGCCGCCAGCAATCCACCAAAACGCGCGTTCTCAACGATATGCTGCAGCGCGCTATTCAAGCACACCCGCCTGCCGGGCTTAAAAATTCACATCCGAAGCTACGTTACATTGTTCATACTGATACCAATCCGCCGTGGTTTGTCGTTTACGGCAGCAACCTAAAATTTGTCCACTGGAGCTACAAACGCTATCTAGAGCGACAGCTCCGCGACACCTACAACTACACCGGTACACCAATCAAACTCAGCTTCCGCGACGAAAAGCAGATCAAATCTAATCGCGAACGTGTTGCCAAAGGCTTAGAGCCAGTCACCAA
This portion of the TM7 phylum sp. oral taxon 349 genome encodes:
- the der gene encoding ribosome biogenesis GTPase Der; its protein translation is MATKLPTVAIIGRANAGKSSLFNRIMRAQQAIVAREAGTTRDNVIGKARHGQHTFWLVDTAGLKPAEDEFEATIQEQIAEAADAADVILVATDSTEYPNDEDRRVAKTALKSRKPVILLLNKTDLRGSLPDNEFRRLGIKTIIRTSAEHNTGIHELLDAVCTEIPIVHDKSASDSIKVALIGRPNVGKSSLFNTLAGKQQAIVANVAGTTRDLGRVTLGYHGHKIELIDTAGIRRQGKQAVGIEKFSVLRSLQAIEEADICFLLMDVNELNTQLDQRLAGLINDAGKGLVLVVSKWDAAMGKDAYTRDALAPRIANTFDFVPWAPLIFTSSATGQNVTKLFDLALDIQARRQQSTKTRVLNDMLQRAIQAHPPAGLKNSHPKLRYIVHTDTNPPWFVVYGSNLKFVHWSYKRYLERQLRDTYNYTGTPIKLSFRDEKQIKSNRERVAKGLEPVTKAYKRTKETKRHSC